TGCGCCGGTTGCCATACACGCAATCATTCCCGCGATTGCAGTTATTTTACTTCCGGCGGAGAGGTTGACAAACACCTCCTCGTTGGAATAATCCATAATCGCTTTCGATATTGTTCCGAGGGTGTCATAGAGGTCGAATATATCACACGAACGCTTATCAACCTCGATACGGTCGTTTTCTTCTAATTCTGCCAGAAATTCCTCTATAAATTGAACTGTATGGTCACTATCTCGGTATTCAATTGGGACAACAATATCTGCTTTCCATTGAAAGATGGGCTCTTTTAATCGAGCATATTCAAATCCGAGGGGGAAAATATGAACTCGATTACTGACTGGCGGTGCGTTATTCATGGAGCAACCTACACCTCTTGCAGTAAAAATAGTTCGTTACCATCGTTACCCTTTTCGAGCCAATTGAAAAAGTAGCGCAGCTATCATAACAACGGTCAAGCCGATAATGTCGGTCAGAGAGAGGGTTTCATCAAGAAACACCCATCCCAAAATGGCTACCTGTGCCAACATTGTATTGTTGATAACGCTGGATTCCGTTGCAGATAGCGTCTGTAATGTCCGATTCCAGAGCGTGAACGCGAAGGCCGTATTGATAACTGCCAGCCACAAAACGATGAACCAGCTCTGGAGACTTAATGGTGGTAATCCTTGTACTGCTACTCCCGTTCCAAGAAGGATAGCCGACCCGAATCCCATACTGACCGTCGTTACAGCCACCGCAGATAACGTTCCGTCGCGATTTGCATCCCGTCCGAGAATCGAGGCGAGAGAGTTCGAGAGGAGCCCAACCGCCATAATACCGAGTCCGATTAGCACAAAGGTTCCGAAATCAAACGGATAAAAATAGATTACAACCCCGATAAACAAAATCCCCATCCATGCCCATTGCCGGCGCGATGCTCGCTCACCGAGCAATGGGATGCTGAAAATAGCAACAATAACAGGGGTAAATGTCAAGAACAGGCTAACGGTGGCCGCTTTGAGGTACTGAAGCGCGACGAATTGCGCTCCCTGAGTGACAGCATACATGAAAAGGCCGAGTATTAGAAGAACGCCAAAATCTCTGCGATTCAGCCTACGGACAGACTGATATCCTCCATTATGTAGAAAGAGTGGGAACAGTACGACTGCCGCTATCCCGTACCTCAATCCTGCGAACGTCAGCGCAGGTATCTCCTCAAGTCCGATTTTGATTAGAACATACGAGGACGACCACAAAAGGGTCACAAACAGCGCCTCAAGAACAGCCCGAGTATGCTTTGAAACGAAGGGAATCGAACCTCTTATCTTTCGTGCTGTGTCCTGCCAACTTGTCATCACCGGAAAACAGCGGTCGAAGTTAGTAACGTTATATCCGTTACTATCGTTACTGTTGAATTACTTTATTCATCTCTGTCGAGAAGGGCCGCGCACTCCTCATGCAACCCCGCTGCCGTCCGTCGGTCGCTCGTGTGCCGGCTCTCGTCACGGACGGCTTCCTGACTCAGGTCGTAGATGAGCGCGAGTTCGCGGAGGTCAACCACCAGTAGCGCCTTCGGTGACTCCATCATTTACTCGGCCTCCCCGTCACGAAAGCACGGCCAGCACGGAAAGCCACCTTCACGGGTGCAATCACACTCTGCCGGTTCCTCGGTCTCGGCGGGAACGCCCCCGTCAGCTTGGAGCTTGTCTGCTGCCGTGTTCGCGGTCTCGACGGCGTCGGGGTCGGGGTCGGTGTCGGACTTCGGGGTCTCGCAGGCCACCGCCGCGTTCAGCACGGTCGGGCCGCCGATGGCTGCCAGCGCAACGCGGTGCTTGCAGGCATACTCCTCACTGAACTGGTCTGCCGGGCAGTCGCATTCGACGGGGACGGGCCGACCATTCCGCACCTCAACCCCGACCACGTAGGCGTGGTCGTCTTTCAGGTAGCCGTAGCTCGCGTTCGTGACCTTGACTTGGTGCGGGCCAACCACCGTAAATTCCCACGACTCCCACGCCACGCGCTTGGCGGTCTTCTTGCCGAAGTTGAGTTCGTCAACGATGCTCTTTTCGCCGCTGGTTTCGATAGCTTCCATTGCTTCTCTCCACGGAGAAGCCGGCTCCGGGTGCTGCAACACCCGGACGCTTTCACACATCCCGAGGGAACCGTGCTTCTCTACCAGTTACCACGTAGTAAGAGGTGATAAAGCTACCTCCTTTTACCACGTAGTAACAGGAGTTAAGCCGCTGTACCTCGAAATCGGGATATGGAACGCGAGCGCGATGAGGGCGGGAGATACACCGAGCAACTTACTCTTGAGAGTGTGCTGGAGGTCTTCGAGTTGGCGGAGGTTCCCGTCTTGACTGCGACCGAAGTAGCTGAAGAACTCGGGTATTCACGTCCTGCCGCATACCACAAACTGGAGGAGCTTGTTGAATCCGGCGAGTTACACAAGAAGACAGTCGGAGCGCGGGCTGTTGTCTACATACGGCTGAATGATGGCACGAAGTAGACGAGAAGGGGGGCGGGTTAGTACACGGTCAGGCAGGGGTGGGGGGCTCTATGACCGTCGTTACCCTCACAGAATTTTTCGGAATCCGCTCTCGCGTTAGGGTCTCGAAGCCGGCGAGAAGGCGGGGGAGACGAAAGTATGATTTGCCATATCTCGGCATATTAGGCGTCTATACTTGCTCAAGCGCAACAGCTAAGCTCTCAGACGTTGTCTAATCAATGAGAAGCACGGACTCTGAGCTGCCGTGACCTTTTGCGGGGAATATCACGCCACTTACTCAGAGAGTTCTTCGTGCATCTCAGGTGACAACATATGAGTGACTACTCTAATCCTGAAGAAATCAACTGGACGTATGATGACGATGGACGTATCTCGTGGGAAAAAACTTCCCTTCAACCGAATCGGACATATCTCGACCTCGATAGAGAAAAAGAGGACGTGAAGGCGCGGAATATTCCATACAAGATGACTGCGCCGGCATGGCAGCGTCATCCGCCCTTCCCGAATTACAAGCGCCTAAATCTGTATAACGATGGCACATGGGTCGGAAAGTTCGAGGACAACACATTAGCGAACGAGAAAGAAAAGTGGCACGCTCGCCAAGCAGTTGCTACTCAAATCGGACTGACCGACCTGCAACTTCAGCGGGTGCATGGGTATGGGATTCGGAAGGCAGCGAGAATCCGAGGGCTTCGGAGCGAGGTCGTCTATCTCTGCTTGTGTGGCATCGTCTGCTACGAGGACGGAGCAAGAACACATCCGAACCACAAACCGCGTGACCCGTGGTTCGAGACTGTACGAGAATCCGTCGGCGTGTCAGAGAAGGAATACAGGAGGTGGTATGGAAAGCTATGCAATCGGTTGGATATTACGCTCCAACAACGACGAAAACCGCCCGCAGCACCGACTGCACCTCAATGGTGGAGCCTCTGGAATCAAACCGCTTCCGAGGGAGCGACGGCCTGAGAGGCCCTTTATATAGATTGTTGTATACTAATAAGTGTAGGAGAGAGACCAACGAAACCTGTCAATCAGGCCTACGAGTTCGTCGGGAAGGTCGGTGACTGATGAGAGCAAGGTCGAAAACCTCGTCGGAACCACCTACCCACCGAGTAGCAGTCAGAGACGACCAGCCTCCAAATCGGTTTCTCGCTCTGGTGGATTGGTGTAGGCGGGGTTCCCGTCCACTTCGAGTTCTACCAATTACTGTTGGCCCTCCGTATGGCTCTCACACGGCCCGTGACTGCCGCTGGCTCATTCCAGAATGCTCCGAGGGTATAGATTGTACGTTGGTTACTCAAAGCCGCGATATGGGGCTTATAGGCGGTCGGAGAACAGGGGCCAAGGAAAATAACTGCGGGTAATAAAATATTGTATATTTTAGAACTTATCGAGACTCCGTCGTCTCCGTCGCTGGAGTTCCCGCTTGTCCCCCGTGTCGTAGTGCTTCTTCAGCACTTCTCGGCTCACGTTCGCCCGACCAGACACGTCCTCAAGCTCGGCGTCGTTGTTCAGGAACCGCTGGATTGCCCCGCGCCTTCCCGCGTGGGGAGACCGCGACGACGGGCACTTACTGGCTCCGTGGTGCGTTCGAGCTTCGCACTCGCTCACCTTCACGTCGTGCGGGCACTCGTTGGAGTACCAGCAGGGCCGAGTCATCACGTAGAAGTTCCGCTGTAGCGCACCCTTCGAAATACGGCCTTGGCTGGTGGCTATCAACGGTTCTCGCCCGTATTCGTCTTCGACGGGCGGGCGGTGGTACTCCAGCCACGTCTCGATAATCTCCGTGGCCTCGTCGTTGAGCGAGATAATCCGCTCGCCCTTCTCCTTGTTCTTCAGCGGCGTTCCCGCGTGGGGCCTGTGAAGAACGTGAAGCTCCGGGCCGTCAGGGCCATAGGTGAAGTCCTGCACGTCGAGCGCCCGGAGACTACCGGAACGGCACCCGGTGTGCCACACGAGGTAGAATATCAGATGCCGTCGGTCGGCGTACTCGAACTTCTCCAGATAGTCGAGAATCGCCTCGGCCTGCTTCTCGGTCACGCGCTCGTCGCGGGCCTCGTCCTTCCCGGCCAGTTGGGGCGAGATGATTTTGTCCGCGATACCCTCGGGGACGGCGTCGATGCTCTCACAGAACTGCATGAGCCGGCGCACGCGGTCGAGGTCAGTCTTCAGCGTGGCGGGCTTGACATTCTGTTTCCGGTCTTCGGCGAAGTCGGACACCAATCGGCCCGTCATCCGGTTCATGTCGCTGACGTTCTGCTCGTCCAGCCACTCGATGAATCGGTCGAGCGAGTACCCGTACTCCTGTAGTGTGTTCGCGGAGTATTCCGATTCGTGGTGGTTCAGGAATCTGTTCTTGGCTTCCCGTGGTGACATTGACTCTGTCATTTGCGTTCGCACCTGTGTGCGGGAAGAAGGGTTCGGGGGTCGGATGCCGGCATCTGGCTTCTTCCTCCTGCGGTGTGCAATCGCCCTTGACAGCACGGGAGGGTGGTGGAGAGGCCCCGGGTTCAAATCCCGGCGAGTCCATATTCGTTCTACTCGGACGCTATTCGACCGATAGAGCAGGGTTTCGTGTTTTCCGACTTATACCCCTGAACTCTGATTTGGGCGATTTGAACTGAGTCCTCGGAAAGGGACTCGTTCTCGATTTGATTGTGGGTTGACTCGCCGGGCGAACCCGTCCGTCGGTTTTTCATATTGGACAACCCCGGGGATAGAGAAATAGCTTAGTTCTCGGCTGGAAGTGAAAACGCTTCATCGGAGTCATTACATAACAAGGTTACAGACTGTCCGTGGTAATGGGAAGGTGGCCTGATCGTTCAACTGTGGTAATAGCAGTCATCGTAGTGATAGTAGCAATAGCGATCATCTCGGTGACTATCGGACTATATCTGGAGTTTGGCGATTCGGGATTACAAGCCGCTTCAGTCATCGTTTCCGGCTTTCTCAGTCTCGCTCTTGTGGTGCTCTACTACCAGCAGTACTCTACTCAAAGCAAACAAACGGATCTCATGGAAGACCAGCAGTCCGTTCAGAAAAGGCAGACGGACATCATGGAGGAACAGCAATCTATCTGGGAAAAACAGGCTGAGATTCTGGATCAGCAGAGATCAATCCAAGAGACACAAAATGAGTTGATCGAACGCCAATTTGAGTCGGATGTGAAATTTGCAGGCCCGGTCGCTGCTGACGGAAATAATGTCTATATCAAACTCCGAAATGACGGACCGGGTGCTGTGGGATTTATACGGCTCAAATGTAAGATCAAGAATAATACAGACGGATCAACAGTGATCGGACCGGGGTACGTACAACTCACCAGTATTGAAGACGGCAAGTCTCGGTTACCCCCTCTCTCTGCTTCTGAGATGTTCAAAGCGCGTATAGGATTCCCACCAGAGAGAGAGTTTGGAACAAAAATAGACTCTTACGAACCAAGGGTTCAAACTTATGATAATATGCGGTCGTTTAGCAGCATATTGGAAGAGGTAGCTGCAGAAGTTAGGAATCAGTGTTTGCTATGTTTAACAGTCGAAATAATTGACGAGAGGGGGAAATTAGATGAGGAGACTAACAATGAGCTCACGATTGAACAACCTATTCGAGTTCCACATTACCTCTCGGATGCTGTAGAAAATGGCAATGTTCGGGATGTTCCCACACAGAACCTAATAGAAGGTCTCCCTGAATCCCCTCGAGAGATCCATCCTGTCGAGAATATCTTACAGTATCAGCATCTCATTGATGACGAGATAGAATCCGAAGCGGACAGCCAACACTGATGAAAACTACAAGCTATGCTATGTCTTGATGTCGGCCGACTATTCTTACCTTGGACTCCGGCTAAGCGATAACCTTGTCGAGAGAGGCTCAGATTCGTCCGAGAACGATTCCTCGGGAGACACTATGATAGTCCGGACTCGCCTGAGGAGCCTGAGATAGCCGTCTTTGGACCCGGAAACAAGAGTAGTGAGTCGGAGCCATTACATAATCCGGCTTCAGAATGTAGCTGGTAATGGGAAGCTCGCCTGATCGTTCGGCTGTAGTTAGGTGGGTCTCAACGGCCACCGTAGGGTTAGCAGTTCTTGGAGCTATAGTAGCGATCGTTT
This genomic window from Natronococcus occultus SP4 contains:
- a CDS encoding DMT family transporter; amino-acid sequence: MTSWQDTARKIRGSIPFVSKHTRAVLEALFVTLLWSSSYVLIKIGLEEIPALTFAGLRYGIAAVVLFPLFLHNGGYQSVRRLNRRDFGVLLILGLFMYAVTQGAQFVALQYLKAATVSLFLTFTPVIVAIFSIPLLGERASRRQWAWMGILFIGVVIYFYPFDFGTFVLIGLGIMAVGLLSNSLASILGRDANRDGTLSAVAVTTVSMGFGSAILLGTGVAVQGLPPLSLQSWFIVLWLAVINTAFAFTLWNRTLQTLSATESSVINNTMLAQVAILGWVFLDETLSLTDIIGLTVVMIAALLFQLARKG
- a CDS encoding SWIM zinc finger family protein; translation: MEAIETSGEKSIVDELNFGKKTAKRVAWESWEFTVVGPHQVKVTNASYGYLKDDHAYVVGVEVRNGRPVPVECDCPADQFSEEYACKHRVALAAIGGPTVLNAAVACETPKSDTDPDPDAVETANTAADKLQADGGVPAETEEPAECDCTREGGFPCWPCFRDGEAE
- a CDS encoding helix-turn-helix domain-containing protein; translated protein: MERERDEGGRYTEQLTLESVLEVFELAEVPVLTATEVAEELGYSRPAAYHKLEELVESGELHKKTVGARAVVYIRLNDGTK
- a CDS encoding tyrosine-type recombinase/integrase, which encodes MTESMSPREAKNRFLNHHESEYSANTLQEYGYSLDRFIEWLDEQNVSDMNRMTGRLVSDFAEDRKQNVKPATLKTDLDRVRRLMQFCESIDAVPEGIADKIISPQLAGKDEARDERVTEKQAEAILDYLEKFEYADRRHLIFYLVWHTGCRSGSLRALDVQDFTYGPDGPELHVLHRPHAGTPLKNKEKGERIISLNDEATEIIETWLEYHRPPVEDEYGREPLIATSQGRISKGALQRNFYVMTRPCWYSNECPHDVKVSECEARTHHGASKCPSSRSPHAGRRGAIQRFLNNDAELEDVSGRANVSREVLKKHYDTGDKRELQRRRRRSLDKF